ACATCTGATTCACACATACAACTTTAAACAAGCTATTCTTTTAGGTGAAACTACTTAGCAAAATGCAGGTAGGGCAGATATCCTAGCTGAACCACAGTATTTACACCTGTAAGACAAGCGTTAGGTCACGACTTGATCCAAATGTTCGTGAAGGTAGGCACAGGAGAACATATCTGAATGAACCTCAGAGCTACTAAGCAAAGGCATTTTTAACTGAAGTATGGCACAAGCTTCCTTACGTTAGCTTTAAAATGCTTATAAACAAGGGATGATTCACTTGTTTAGATTATTTGAAATACAACTTTATTCTGATTCTAAACAAAAAGAATGGGAATGACAGGAACAAGATTTTACCACTGACTGAATAGTGCGATGTGACTGTAGCAGTCTTATTTTTGAAATTCAGGAAACAACTGTGTTCCAAACAGCTAAATATGCAAGTCCAAAAAAATGAaggtatgttaaaaaaaaaaaaggtatgtttTAACTGCCACATTCACTCCGAAGCCCATTCATCTCCTTCAGCATCCAATGAAGTACACGATCTGCTTAGCTAAATAAGGTGGCACACACGCTGCACCGCTGACATCACAGGACAGTTGCCTATAAAACTAGACTTCTGACGCGGGCTCCAGCTTCACTCTTTCACAGGTCATCATCCTCATCCGGGAGGGCAGTCGTTTGAGCAACCTGGAACAAGAAACAAAAGGGAAACACTTAAGATCAAAACTGCCATGACCAAGTCAAACATAAGCACTAATTTTAAGGACAAAtggggctggaagatggctccGCAGTCAAGAGCACCCCAAGCTTTTGATTCCAAGTATCTACATGGCTGGGAGGATCCAATGTCagcttctgacctctacaggcatcaGTCAAAGCGCaaacacatacccatacacaccagaaaaaaattaaaaggacaaATACCTCTAAATCATGCTCGTACTGTGCTGCCAAAGCTGGGTCcatgaccacctcaggtggggcAAGCGCAGGCATGGCAACAAACTCCAAATTAGGGTCTCCAATGAGCTTTCTGGCAAGCCAGAGGAAAGGCTTTTCAAAGTTGTAGTTACTTTTGGCAGAAATGTCATAGTACTGTTTATAACAAAAggaaatttatgtttaaaaacttctGTTAGTGATCACCATTCCAAGACACTTTAAACTCAAAGACATTTTGTAATTCACATAAAACACACATTGGTCCTACGTGACATATGTGTgccttacatatatatattctctaaGAATGATTCAGTATCCCTTAATCAAAGgcgtggtagcgcatgcctttaatcccagtactcaggagacaaacgtaggcagatctctgagttcgaggccagcctggttactgAGCGaattctagaacaggctccaaagctacagagaaaccctgtctcgaaaaaaaagaaaaaaagattcaatAAATTATGAACATACCTGAAGGTTCTTCTTTCGGTGGAAGACAATAGATTTTGCCTTCACTTTTCTGTCCTTAATATCCACTTTGTTGCCACACAACACAATGGGGATGTTTTCACACACACGTACCAGATCTCTATGCCAGTTAGGTACATTCTTGTAAGTAACTCTTGATGTTACATCAAACATTATAATGGCACACTGGGCTGAAAGACATTCAAGGGATTGAAATGTTTCTTAGTCTACTGGGGCATTTATCATCGATCAACCCACTCTTTCAAAAGGTCTCCCCCTCAATACTAAAAAAGTTAAGTGATGCAATCCAAGGCACTGATTCCAATTTCTCTTCATATGAAAGCTTAAACGTCAAGACCTACTACTCCAACTacattctcctttctctccctctagaCAACTAATCATCACCCCCACCCTCCAAGTTTGTCTAAAAGTAAAATAGTACATCAGCATTCTAGAAGACATACCTCCTTTATAGCGAGCAAAACACTCTGCCACCTAGAAATGGAATCTTTAAATGGTGAAGTGAGTTTTGCCTTTAAGAAAACTTGAGGCCAGGGCTCTCTATTGCCTGACTTACAGGGATGCTGAGGATACAGTTAAAGAAGCAGCAAAAAAGCCAGGTGGcggtggcataggcctttaatcccagcagacaggtggagctctgctctgtgaatttggggccagactgatctacagagtgagttccagcacaggctccaaagaaatCCTGTCACGAGAAACTAAAAAGAGGCAACAAAAGCATGGTCCAATTTTTTGGCTAGAAAAAGTTTGAactcaaaagaataaagtttcaATTCAAGGATAAACACCCTTGTATCTTTACATGCTAAAACAGCAAGAAACCAAAGAACTTTCaaaatttttttccaactggCTACTAAGTCCACAAGAATActtcattcatttctctttaaccACCTGACACCCCCCCCTTCCTTAAAAATTTTTCAATCACtttcaaagagaaaagtaaaagtacAATTTACACGACATAGCTTGTCGCTCACGTGTGAGATAGGGCCTGGCTCCTGGGGCTGGAGGTTGGGTTTTACTAACTAGCCCAAGTGCTCCCCCACTCCCGGGCGGGAATACTCAAGGGTAACCACTGAACATATACCCTAAAACACGTTTCGAAACCAGAAAGTGATCCCACAGCTTCCCTGCCTCCTATTCAACAGTAAGGACACACAGTCTGCCCTAAAGCATGCCTAGCATGACACAGCATGTGATCGAATGACACCACGGGCGGCTCGTCTAAAAACCCTCTCCTAGCCACGCAAACGAGGTCGTCTCCCTGGAAGCGAGGCGTCTCCGTCCCGCATCTCCCTCCCTTCTTAGTCACCGGGCAGCGGCTGGCTCCTGGGCTCACCCCAGGCACATGTCCGAGGGCCAGGCCCATTTCCGCAGGCCCTCACCTTGGATGTAGTAGCCATCGCGCAGGCCCCCGAACTTCTCCTGGCCGGCTGTGTCCCACACGTTGAACTTGATGGGTCCTCTGTTGGTATGGAAGACGAGCGGGTGCACCTCCACGCCCAAGGTGGCTGCGGGAACGGGGCGGCAGGGTCAGCCACGCACGGCCGCCGACTTCCCCGCCCGCAGCCCCGCAGCCCCGCCGCACCTACCTACATACTTCTTCTCGAACTCGCCCGTCAAGTGGCGCTTCACGAACGTCGTCTTCCCGGTGCCGCCGTCGCCCACCAGGACGAGCTAAGGAAGAGGCAGCGTGAGCGGCCCGCTTCCCTCCCGCCATGCCGTCCTCCCGACCTCCCCTCTCGCCCGCCCGCCTGCCAGCCCGCCCGACGGCCCCGGTCGCCCGCGCACGCACCTTGAACTGGACCTGCGGCTCTCCCTGGGCGGCCATCGCGGCGATCCTGCGGGAGAGAGCGGCTACGGCACGTGCGCCCCACAAAGGCCGCGGCCGGGAAGAGCGCGCGGGAAGGCGGGGACGCGGCGTGAGacggtgggggggggagggaagctGGCGGAAAAACCTGGGGTGCTGCCCGTTCGCTCTCCTCGCCGCCGCTGCCCAGCGCCCACCCGAAGGGAGCCCCCCACACCCGCCGCCGCCCTCGCCGGGCCCGATCCTCCCGGCCCCACCGCTACCTTCAGAAAGACTCTCCGCGCCTGTCCGACTAAAGCTGGAAAGATGGCGGAAGCGCGATTCAAATGCCGGAGACGCAGCGGACGCCGGCGCGCGGAGGGGGCGGAGCCTAAAGGGGCGGAGCAACGGCGCCGCGCCCAACCACGCGGCTCACGTGCACGCGCACGCCGGCACGGCCCGTCCGACTCCGCTGGTCGGTCTGAGCGCAGAAGGCGGGAGAGGCGAGGCGGGTCACGTGGTGCGGGCGGGCGGGAACGCGCACGCACGCCGAGCAGGAGGTCCTCCTGAGCCGGCTCCGAGCGCGGGCTCCCGCGCGCATGCGCTCACTGCGGGAGGCCGTGCGTCACGTGGGCGGCGGCCTAGCCCGGGCCTCGTGGGCGGGAAAGGCGGGTGCGGCCTCCCGGTCGCTTGCCGCTGGTCAGCGGGCACCGCCCGACCTTCGTCCCCGCCGTCCTGTCTCCACAAACACGCTGGACCTCTCGGGCGGAGGATCGCTGGCGGCTCGTGGCCGGCGTCCGCAGAATGAATGAAGGAGTGAATGAATGAGGGCGCGCGTGCCCGCGACCCGGCTTGCGTCAGCTTGCTGAGGCGGCCACGCGTGCGAGGGTTGGACGCGGCCTGGCTGTACACGCGTGGGGTCTTGTAGGATGGGGCGGGATGCAGTTGGGGGGGTCCAAACGTACTGCACCCAGGGAACCCTCCTCTATTACATGGCCGAAGTAGATAATCCATTTCTCATATAAGATATTCCCTCCTCAGCACCAAGTGACCAGGGAGAGGGATCCTCATAGGCCTGGGAAAACAACAGTTAGATTGGGCCTGCTGGGACCCAAATTCCACTCCCCAAAGCAACAGCAAGTACAGATGCTGCTGGGAAAATGGAAAGTGTATCTCTGATGACCGTAGCTGTGGCCCTGCAGTTATTTTGTGCTTTGCAGTTTAAAAGGAGCCAGCACAGGCCTTAGGAAGATGCAGGTGAAAGGGTAAAATACTGGATCTCACCCGTTTCATTATGGTTAGGTAGAACTCTGAAGGATAATGTTTGGGATAGAAGAAGGGAAAGTGGTTGTGCGtagcacaaaaaagaaaaaaattacataagcTTAACATGGTGTGTATGTAATGGGATGTtagttacatatttatataaatacaagATTTCTGTATTCTTGGGTATGTGAATCTTAAATTGGCTACACGGGGCTATGTCATTAGCTGTTTGAATAGAAGGTAGAAAAGGATGTGAtgaacagggcagtggtggctcacgcctttaatcacagcatctagaggcagaggcaggcttgatctacagagtgagttctaggacagccaaggcacagagaaaccctgtctcaaaaaaaaccaaaaaaaggaagaaaggaatgtgaTCAAATTGAGAGTTGAGGAAGAAACTATCAACCTACCTAGTTGCAGTTCTTGCTTTAAGTTGACAAAAGCAGCAGCGTGTGCAGGGTAGTGAGATCATCAGTGACCCTCCCCCTGGAGAACTCACCGGGAAGATTCCTAGCATCCAGCCTCCTGAATGGCATCATCAAGCGGGCTGGGTTGTGTTTCTACCTGACCCAAACTTAGAATTTAAAGTGCCTTCTCggagaaagcagaggaaagcAAGAAAATACACCTGAGTGCATATAGCGGATGCTTCACCGTCTGCCCACTGCTCCCTGGTTTCCAGAGACACCTGTCTTGGCCTTCCAATGTGAACTGCAAACCCAGACTTAGCCTGCACTTTAAAACTTGGTAGTTGTTTAACAAGTgtaagggctggggctgggggtggggtgcaaCTATAGATGTGGTAATTTGTACAGCCTTGGGGAAAAGCTGTGTTTGTACAAAGGATTGTAGCACGTGATGTTCAGTCTACAGGACTTAGGGTTGCCTATCTGACAAACCTCTGGGGGTGTCTCTTGTACTTACAGAGAGGTTTAACTGAACATAGGCTGTACCCccaactgaataaaaaggagaaagggagctgagcaccagcatccatctctctctgcctcctgactgtggatgcggACTAACCAGCTGCCTCACCCTCCTGCCAGCATCCCTTCTACCTTCCCCAGATACAGTGGATTTGTACCgcggaactgtgagccaaaatgaactcCTTTTCCTAAAGTTTCTTTTTGTCAAGTGTCTTTGccatagcaatgagaaaatagCTCATTGTATTTTCTTCTAATCCCCAAATGTTATGTTATCAGTTGAATTTGAGATATCCTCTGTAGGCTTGTGTACTGGACACCTCATTCACCCACCAATGGTGCTGTTTTAGCCTTGTGGCCTAGTGGATGGCTGGGGGAGAGGGGTGTCAACATTAAAGATTATATCCTGTAGTATCTATCTGGTCAGTTATAGTGTGAAGCTGCAAGCTCCCACTAACGTAGAGTGAGATCCAATGCCATGCCATCCTGCCCGGATGGACTGTATTCCCGTGAGCCAAGGTAAATCCTTCCTCTATACTTGATTCTTTCCAGGATTTTGGTCGTGGTGATAAGAGAAGTTACTAGCATGCTTATCCCATCATGCCTGtcctccacttccttccttcctcatagGATTTACGTGTATATTTTGGATGGTCAATATCTGTAGTTAACTTGGTTCAATCTAGAATTAACTAAGAGACACGCCTCTGCCTGGGTCCTCAGGGCATTTCCAGGAAGCATttactgaggtgggaagacactcACCAGAGTAGGCAACATCTTCCCTAAGTGTCCCAAATAGAGTCCTAGGAAAAAGCAGTactgcctccccttcctcttgATACCAAGTGTATTTATGTCATTTTTGCTGCTGTCGTATACTCAGCTGACATCAAACCCATCTTCTTCAGCTTCCAGCACAGAACATTGGGATTCTTAAGGCtttcagcctcatggactgagcagCTCCTGGTTTCTCAGGCTCTCCAGCATGTAGGTGGCCATTGTTGAACTGCCCAACACATACTGTGTAAACcatttgaaaacatacatacacattctattggttctgttcctctagagaaccatATCTAATGCATTTTTAAGCATCTgttcctatgtgtgtgtggttcGGAGGACAATATAttagaattggttctctccttccatcttgtagGTTCTGAGAATCTAACTCAGGGAGTCAGGTGTGGCAATTTTATCCACTAAACCATTGTAAAGACCCCTAATGCAATGCTATACATATACATGAgtaatacaaatacatacataaataaaattcttgccggacagtggtggtgcatgtctttaatcccagcactcaggaggcagaggcaggaggatctctgaattcgaggccagcctgatctacaagagctagttccaggacaggcttcaaaaaaaaaactgtagagaaatcctgtctcaaaaaaccaaaaataaaaaaataaaataaaataaaaaaataaaaataaaataaaattcttaagaaTCTAGACCTATGCTTATGCATGATATTTCCTCTGAAATGTTTAGGAGTGTATAGAACACAATGTTCCTCATGTGTTTCTTAAAACTAAGGACACTTGGCTACACAACTTCTGTAAACTGACCAATACCGTGTTACCTAATATGCAGAACTTGATCCCATTTATGACACTAACATGTATCTAATCTGGGACCCATCCCTGAGTTACCTGCTGCTTCGGTTGTCGGGTTTCCTTGTGTCTTCCCTCGACACTTTTGCAGAGTACTTGTTGAACCAATCATTTTGCAGGACATCCCTGCTATTGCTCGAATCTGGAGTGTACCCCAAAGGCCATGTGTTAAAGGCTTCATCTCAGCATGGCAATATTGAAATGTGGTGGAGAAGCTAAGAGATGCGGCCTACAGAGGGGCTTTAGGTTGCTGTAGTTGTACTCTTTATGGGGCCCTAGTCTCTTTCTCTATCTGACATGAGCTAATCTGGCCATCTCATGTCTCAGCCAGGACTTACTGCCTGCCCATAGGCCAAAGCAATAAACTGCCAACCAACCACAGGCTGAGTTCTTTAACACTGTGAGTGACAACGCTGTCACACCACAGGATGATACCTCAGGCCTGTGTTGGATAGCAGCAGAAAACTGACAGCCTCCATCCGAATGGTGACCAACACTTCGTTGTAATTAACTTCCGGGGATGCCGCTTGGATGGTGACCTTCCTCAAAACTTTGAGGGCACAGACAATCTTAAAACCCccaccaggaaagaaaaaaaaaaaaaacaccaggccACCCTGCACCCTCCTCCAGCACTGCAGTATTTGATTCTCTCACTACAAGGCGCCCTAGCTTTGCCTCCCgctccctccctgctcctcttctctccctgtagctttggagccctcACAACTTTTCTAAGTCTTATTCCAGCCTATTTGCTTCTGTCGCAGGCCTTTGTCCTCACTGGTCTCTCTGTCTAAAGGCTTTCCCCCACACTTTTGTCTGATAGGCTCCTCTTCCCCCTCAGGCTGAAGCTCTATGCAAGGCCCAGCCTGAAAACCCTGTCCAGCTACTGCCTCAATCCCAGGCCTCCCCATTAAAGCACCTACTCATCTTCCCCAAAGCACCTAACTGGAACTATGGTGCACAATGACTCACAGGTTTGTTATTTATCTGTCTCCTTACTAGAATAAATGAAGTCACCTGTCTCTCACATTCAGCGTGGAGCACACAGCCCTTGAACGTGATGCCACTCATTGAGTTGTCATTGGGTCATCAGCTCCTTCTGAACATGCAGCGAAAAATTAGAACCAACAGAGCTGTGTTCCAGTGGGAAGCATGGTGCTTCAAGTCCCAGAGGGTGGCTCAGCAATAGAGCACTTGCTCAGTATTATGGGAATCAAAATAAAGTAAGATGATGGAGCTCTAGAAGCACTATTGGAACTTTAATAGTTTGTAGAAGGAATTATTAAGCAGATACCATTTACCAAATGCAGGACCAGTATTTTCTGTTTGTGCAGTCTCCGTCAGGTTTGCTTTCTTTGGAAAGAAGTAAGAAACTCTCAGACATTTTCCATCTCATTGGCCAGCCTGGGGACAAACATCAGTAACTTCTCAGATGCTTGGCTTCCTCTAAGTGGAGAGTGTGGCTCACACAACACATGGCTGCTTGGCCTTGACACAGAACTTCTTTTcccaaaaagtaaaatgaagagaTACGTCAGACATCTGTGTATCTAGTTATCCTGGCTTCATCTCTCTTCTGCAACTTAGGGTTGAACAGAGGGCGCATTGTGCCCCAAACTGTTTCTAACCTGTGTGCTTCCTGGCCTCACCTGTACTGGATCCCAGCACTCTTCAGACCTGAGCTAGCCcctggtgttttctttgaaaattcttttGATAATATTTGGTGAGTGAACTCCAAACCAGCCTTCTCTGAGGGCAGGCACACACTAAAAGCTTGCTGGCTGAGAGGATGCTCTTTAGTGGGGCTGCCTCAAAGCTAGCAAGCAAAAACCAGACTAGAAGTGAACTAGGTAAGTGAGTAAACACAGGTGGCTGTCTTCCTCCAAGACGGTTTTGCTTATGTGGGTTCATCTAATGGCATGTTGAAAGTATTAGGGGACATTGTATCCTTACTGAATGAGCATGGCACGGGCGGGCATCTCTTGTTTCTATGCCCTAAACGATACAGCTACTATGCAACTACTCACATACTGTGTACATTGGGCGAGGTATAATAAGTAACCTGAGGGTTTAAAGTACTCAGGATATGGATAGGTTGTATGCAAATGTGACTTCGTTTTTATTTAAGAGACTTGACCATCTGCCGATCTGATCTGGATACTGGCAGGGTTGCAGGTGCTTCCAGGACCCAATCCCATGAGTACAGATAGTTGTCCAAAGGATGCTGACTGCTAaattggaaaggaggaaggaggtagCTGGGCAGGGGGATGACTCCAGACTATCCCTGAGATAGCAAGGGACTAACAGGACcccagaaggggagggaaggtgcCAAGGAGACCTGTGAAGGAAAAGATTCCAGGGAGAGGGGGTGGCATATGAAGGCCACTTGCACCTGAGCTGAGGAGCTAGGGGGATGGATGAAGAGGTGGGCCAGAGAGGCTAATAGACATAAGCTCTTTGTTCGTTTTTGGGATTAAACACAGAACCTCAAGCAAGCCAAGTTGACTCATGTTTTAGCTTTTCTGTGTCTATAGATGACTGTAGTATGTAAAATTACCTggcgcgagtgagaaggaaacacggaacacaaacaaacccgcttaggagtttattagagggggtgcATACAGGCCTGGGAatcggtgtgcagagagagagagaaaaaaaaaactggcacgTCCAACTTTTAAAAGCTTCCTAGCACATGTGCATAGGGGGTTGGCATGACTATGTTATACGCTGATGACGCAGATGGGCAACTCACACATGCGTGCAAGGGTTTTAGTTGAGTCACACGTGGAGGTAACcatgcttgcatgcacacacgtgggtCATGCAGGGTCCGAGGGCCCATTTGCATGTGCCTGCCTTTAGAACCTGGAAGTGCAGCCTtatctgtggctgaataattGCATTCTACTCTTTTGTTTATTATTGGGAGGGGGTTGGGGGATCTTAATGGATGGGAATGGGGCATCATAAGGTCTCTTGCAACTGCTTCACATTGACTTTGTGGGCGTCAAGgagttgagatgcttgaccaCATCCTGGGGTGGCTGATTACTGTTGTATTTTCTGGGCTCTGAggaactggctggctggcagcttggaccTTGCAAGATGCctgaaaggcagaaaattatgtctggaaaaaattTTAGATCCCGGTGATTAATAATTACagtatcttcttcttcttcttcttcttcttcttcttcttcttcttcttcttcttcttcttcttcttcttcttcttcttcttcttcttcttcttcttcttcttccttcttcttcttccttcttcttcctcttccttcttcttcctcttcttcttcttcttcttcttcttcttcttcttcttcttcttcttcttcttcttcttcttcttcttcttcttcttctccttctccttctccttctccttctccttctccttctccttcctcttcctcttcctcttcctctcctccttctccttcctcttctgcttcttcttcttttttgtagtttttttttttttttgagacagggtttctctatagctttggagcctatcctggaactagctcttgtagaccaggctgacctctaactcacagagatccgcttgcctctgcctcctgagtcctgggcttaaaggtgtgcaccccccccccccccactgtagTGTGTATTGTGTATTCCCCACCCCATTCCCATTTTAACAGTCTTTCCCCAAAAGTGACTATTATCAAGATGTAGGGCCTTTGAAAAGTGATGAGGTCCCATGTGGAACCTCACAAATGGGGAAATGGGACCGGTGTCCTTATCAAACTGTTCCCTGTGGTTGGGGATATaggtcagttggtagagtgcttatgtagcatgcaagaggccctgggtttgattcctagcactggatcagaagttcaaagtcatctttgactACCccgggagtttgaggccaacctgggtcagagactgtctcaaaaaagaaaaaagtgttgtCCAAAGCTTGGTATAGTGGTATAATCCAGCACCTTCAGGGCTGAAGTAGGATGATTAAGGCCGGCCTCAGCCACATAGTGAGTCCCTGAACTTCCTGAGGGTGTCCCCTAGGGAGATCCTTTGCTCCTCCCCCCCATCCCAGGACCCAGGAGAGGGAAATGGCTTTTTCAGATCCCAGCTCTAGAGGCCCTTGGTCTCAGACTTGCTGCCCATGGAATGTGGGGATGTCAGTCAGACCAAGTTGACTTCCCAAGTCAGGAGTGATAGCTATCCCTCTAGATAGAGGGAATTTGAAAAGCAGCCTACTGGTCGCCCACAATCATCCGGTTTCTGTGATACTTTGACACTATGTCCCATCTCACTTTAGAAGAATCTAGTcttaagaaaagagagaaaataccaGAAGAAACCCTAAAACTGTTTTTAGAACTTTTCACAGGTTGCAACAGACCTGGGATGCTCACAGAGATGTAAGGATGTGGGATGTGTTCGTGTGAATATAGAGCCTCCCATTATATGGCTTTCTAGCATACGCTCAACTGCGTATTTATTTCAgacattggctttttttttttagtttcaaaaTGTGTGACACATTTTAAATGCTTGGTTTTAAAAGTGGCTTCATATAAGCTGTGTCAACAGCCAATGTGTACTGCATAACTGTCCTATTTATAAGATAATTACAAGGTGACATTGGCTTAACAAAATACCACAAACTGAGTCCCTTAACAGGACAGAAATGGATCCCCTACCTGGCCCTGGTATTAAACCCAAGGCCTCAGGGTTGCCAGGCAAACACTACTACTGAGTTACATCCTTCAgccatctttttactttttacttggAGACAAATGTCTCACTAAATTGCCTGGACTATCCTTCAATCTACTTTGCAgtccaggttggacttgaactcggGATCCTACTGCCTTGTCCTCCTGAGAACCTGGGGTGACACATCTGTACCACCAAGCTCTGCCAGAGATGTTTCTGGAAGTCCGAAACCAGAAGTGGGCAGGCCATGCTGTCTCTGAAGGAGTCTGTCCCGGGGAGTCTGTACCATGTTGCCCCTTTAGCCTTGGAGTTGCTGGCATTCGTGACCACCTCTTGCTTTGTGGCGTATGGCTGCAGTGACTTCGCCATCTCCTCCTAGTTGtattatcttctctctgcatgtctgtctgtctctgaggttGAGCCCTGCCTAAGTCATGACTTCCTCTCTTGTTAAGCTGAATTGTAAAAGGCCCTTTCTTCTGAGGTCCCAT
The Chionomys nivalis chromosome 3, mChiNiv1.1, whole genome shotgun sequence genome window above contains:
- the Ran gene encoding GTP-binding nuclear protein Ran translates to MAAQGEPQVQFKLVLVGDGGTGKTTFVKRHLTGEFEKKYVATLGVEVHPLVFHTNRGPIKFNVWDTAGQEKFGGLRDGYYIQAQCAIIMFDVTSRVTYKNVPNWHRDLVRVCENIPIVLCGNKVDIKDRKVKAKSIVFHRKKNLQYYDISAKSNYNFEKPFLWLARKLIGDPNLEFVAMPALAPPEVVMDPALAAQYEHDLEVAQTTALPDEDDDL